TGTTAAACTCTAGATCACTACAATGAAAGAAATGATGATAATTCACCCTTGCATTTTCTTTAAATATGTTTGATTTGATGATGATTTAGCAAAATCCTATTTTACAATACATGTTGCAGGTGTATGAAACGGTAGAGACAATTTTACTTGACCCAGAAGGCCTGACAGTCACAAAACCATCTGAAGAAACAGTCGCTGATGAACCTAGGCGCCGATTTATGAGAATTAGCCTCAACTTTGCTGGTAATGATAAACAAATTCCATCCAAACCAGCCCCGAAAGAACAAAAGAAATCAGACGAGCAACAAACACATGTATTCTCTCAGTTCTTTGATGGGAAATCGTCGCTATTTGGCAAGAAGATGCCAAAACCCAACATGTCGGAGGCTGCTGCACCATCATGTCTGGATGATAATGATTGGACAATAATTGATTAAAGTCGTTTGGATGGATATTATTTATAAAATATTGTATGAAAATTGAGATGTAATCTGTAAATAATTGTCTGCCGGAAATCTCATTAGTTTGTTCATTGATTCGTTGCCCTGtccagaaaaaaaagaaaaaagaagaaaaaaaaagggaaagtggAATTGAAGAGATTTCTGGCTCTGGTGGAATGGCTGAGAGCCAGTCAATGTGGTGGGACATTCTGCTGGTAGTTCATATCATGACAATAAAACTCTACCAAGATTAAAGAAAATTGAAGAATACAGTCTTTTGTTTTATCACAATTTGGAGCTTTTCTTCCTAGCATTCCTCTTTCTTGTACGTCCACTTGAATCAATGCCGTCGGGTTTGTTTCCTTTCTCAGCTTGGGAGGCAATCAACTCCTCGAGCGTCTGTTTTTCGCTGGGCTTCTCTGACTCAAAATCCTTGGAAATCATGTCCGGAACTACGAAATTGGCAATCCAGTAGATAAAAAAAAGCACCGCGCTGAGCCAAAACAGAGAGAATATAAGACTTTGCAAGATTTGAACTGAAATGATAACTTGTTGCCATGGGTACAGgcatgcatgtgggccccatcgtgtaCGATGCTATGCATGTGGACCCTGATAGAAGAATTTTAACCGTTCGCGCCAAATGGATTGATGGAAGAGGAATGCCATGCCAACGGTAGATGAGTGCTCTATGTGGTTACTCGCCTCACATTATGGATGATTTGGTACATGGGAGAAAGATCTGAGCCTgctgatcatgtgggccccattgtgtaAGATGCTTATAGCCCGTTGtcattggattttgaactgtttggtcTGGGCTTTTTCTGGGcctatttgaaaattttgaattttctgggCCCGAGCATGGCCCATCGACAGCGTTTGTTGAAGACAGAAGGTCAGTTTCTGTCCAAACCTCTAGATGCTGCAGCACGATCTGAGCCATCATTGTAATGGCCACCTACATCTAGATGCCCCACTCTAAAAATCATGCCAGTTGACTCGTTAGGTGGGCCATGGTGTTTTAAACAAACGGATTGCTAAGGCAGGATTCTTTTAGCATTATGTCTGTTTCAAACACAGTGCAGCACCTGATGGGTGGTCTGGATGGTTTTTTGGGCCAATACATCTGCGCCTcattgatggcttggatgttcATGCCATCTATTTTATTGGCGCGTTCTCAAGCGTGCACACAAGTCGGGTCTGTACACATGTGGACCGTTGTGGGTAAGATGGTGAAGGGCTCCATTGCGTTCTTGCTAGCTTGCTACATGTGTAAAGAACTTGGACATCCATAAGGTGGACCGTACGCAGGCTCAAATCCACGACCGTCCACTCATCCGATGGGACACAGTTGTAGTCGACGGTGGCAATTCTCAtacaattgtggcccacctgatgatcagacaAGCCTAATTTTTAAACCAGTGCATGTTTAGGAAGATGTTGCACAAGAAGTGTGCCCTTACATCTCAACCGTCCTCAGTCCCTTATCAAAGAACACAGAGAAGGGCATGATGTTAGAAAAAGAGCGTACCTGATGGGAAGGAAGGCAGAGTAATCCCCAGAAGAGGCAGGGGATTTTAGTGCAATGAAGAGAGAATAAGAGCCGTTGATAGCTTGGAGCTTATGCGAGTGTACCAGAGCTTGTACACCTCTTCTTTGTAGTAGTAGCTGGAGATGGTTGGTCGACCAAAGCACCTGTGCTGTTCTTTTGGTGCAGGAGTGCATGGGAACAACTGGGGTGTACGGAACATTGGTGTTGCACCaccccataactctctctctctctctctctctctctctctcaatcctcCGATTGCCTTTTGATTGGGCAGGGAATGAATAATGATAGGATGTTATGCTTTCGAGCCACTTATATTATTGTGAACATGGCATGTGCCTCTAATCTGACCCGTCCAAATGGTAGGACACACAGTAGATTGTGATATTCATAAATCAATTTGATTGGACTACCCCGAACCTCTGATTACTGGACATTTTCTTGGCTGATTTTGGACGGTCTACTACTTTCCTGTATTAGCGTTGATTATCGGTCAGCCAGTGGGCTAGTTACAATTATACTCTCGGTGTAAAATTTTTTGGGTTTCGTCCATTTACAGTGGTCCAGTGTTTGGACCGTTCTGATTTGAGTAGTGCGCCACGTGTACGGAGGAGGTGCCCGAGCATGGTAAGTGCATTTCAATGCTCCGCACCTACGGCTCGACCATTAGTTTCTTTTTTCTTCGAAGGGTTTTCCTCTGGTTGGTTTCCCATCCACAAATGTTGTGGATAACGTCTGATACATGAGAGGATACATTCCCATGAGCGGAGTTTCATACAACTGTTGTAGGGAGCCCGTCCAACAAAAAGCCCTGTTAAGCCCTATTAGGAGGCGAGCCTaaaattagtcagatccaaaactcaaatggactgATGATGGTacgttcaccgttgaaatcttctgaGATctgaaattcaagtgggccatacctgaGGGTGCTTATAAGATAATAACTGCCTGCATTTTGGGTTATGGATTGAGAACCTTTTATTTTTAAACTATTTCTataaaatcactattttcaatCCAAAATCTCAACTCAGAGACCTTTAATGTTCTCGTGCAACCAATGAAGGtaagtggggctcacctttgtgatgtttatgataaatccatccCATATATTAGTTTTGCCAAGTCATTTTAGGGTGTGGACTCAAAATTgaggtaaatctaaaacttaaataaGTCCTACGGCTGGAAAAAAATGGGACTACAGTCGAAACCTTCCAAAGTCCTgggatgtttatataccatctaaatcATTTGATAATGCTTACCAAACCATTAACAAAGTCATTCTCTCTTATATGAacttaaaatacaaaaataatagcttgatccaaaacttcaagtCATTCTCTCTTATAtgaacttaaaatataaaaataatagcctgatccaaaacttcaatccCCTCACTAGTGTATTAATGGTTGGCATTAATTATGCACTTTTCTtgcattgtggcccactttgttGAACAGCATCAACTGTTTGTTTTTGTGTGGCCTGcttaagctttgaatctacctcattttaggctcCTGTTCTAaaatagcctgatccaaaacttcaatccCCTCACTAGTGTATTAATGGTTGGCATTAATTATGCACTTTTCTtgcattgtggcccactttgttGAACAGCATCAACTGTTTGTTTTTGTGTGGCCTGcttaagctttgaatctacctcattttaggctcCTGTTCTAaaatagcctgatccaaaacttcagtccCCTCACTAATGTATTAATGGTTGGCATTAATTATGCACTTTTCTtgcattgtggcccactttgttGAACAGCAT
This region of Magnolia sinica isolate HGM2019 chromosome 1, MsV1, whole genome shotgun sequence genomic DNA includes:
- the LOC131240729 gene encoding uncharacterized protein LOC131240729, encoding MGWCNTNVPYTPVVPMHSCTKRTAQVLWSTNHLQLLLQRRGVQALVHSHKLQAINGSYSLFIALKSPASSGDYSAFLPISAVLFFIYWIANFVVPDMISKDFESEKPSEKQTLEELIASQAEKGNKPDGIDSSGRTRKRNARKKSSKL